The following proteins come from a genomic window of Brevibacillus antibioticus:
- a CDS encoding DHHW family protein, with protein MTSYDKWTRAVTGLLFLLFILMVAVLNILTPEQAFSESENRVLERRPPFSLRSLLAGKFTSDYETYITDQFAFRDVWIGLKTDADRVMGKKDSNGVYLGKDGYLIQHFSSPLATGVNDRVQAIQSIHQTTPDLRKYIMLVPTAAALLRDKLPAYAPMGDEQAALNRVRQSLPPDIRFVDVYPALYAGREDAIFYKTDHHWTSKGAYYAYQVLCKQMGIVPKDEAAFNIRQVTDAFYGSLYSKSGFRHLQPDRINLYLPKEESKKKVEYVDEGRTADSLYQTDNLSKKDKYAVFLNGNHALVRITTDHPDGKKLLVVKDSYANSLIPFLTEHFAEIDVVDLRYYEESVTKLIQDRQFHDMLFLYNVKTFFEDTSILNIME; from the coding sequence TTGACCAGCTATGACAAATGGACACGAGCCGTGACAGGCTTGTTGTTCTTGCTGTTTATCCTCATGGTGGCCGTTTTGAACATACTGACCCCTGAGCAGGCGTTCTCGGAATCGGAAAACAGGGTGCTCGAGAGGAGGCCGCCATTTTCACTACGATCCTTGCTGGCGGGGAAGTTCACATCTGATTACGAGACCTATATCACTGATCAATTTGCTTTTCGGGACGTGTGGATCGGGCTAAAAACGGATGCGGATCGTGTTATGGGCAAAAAGGACAGCAACGGTGTTTATCTGGGCAAGGATGGGTACCTGATTCAACATTTCTCATCGCCGCTGGCCACCGGGGTGAATGACAGAGTTCAGGCCATCCAGTCGATTCACCAGACAACGCCAGACCTTCGTAAGTACATCATGCTAGTACCGACTGCCGCCGCATTGCTTCGGGATAAACTGCCTGCCTACGCACCAATGGGCGACGAACAGGCTGCGCTCAATCGAGTTCGGCAATCGCTTCCACCTGATATTCGCTTCGTGGATGTCTATCCCGCGTTGTATGCTGGACGCGAAGATGCCATTTTTTATAAAACGGATCATCATTGGACAAGCAAAGGCGCTTATTATGCGTATCAGGTGTTGTGCAAACAGATGGGGATTGTTCCAAAAGACGAAGCTGCGTTCAACATTCGGCAGGTGACGGATGCATTCTACGGTTCGCTCTATTCGAAAAGCGGCTTCCGTCATCTGCAGCCTGATCGTATCAATCTTTATCTGCCAAAAGAGGAAAGCAAAAAGAAGGTGGAGTACGTGGACGAAGGACGTACTGCGGATTCCTTGTACCAGACGGACAATTTGTCCAAAAAGGATAAGTATGCGGTTTTCCTGAACGGCAACCATGCACTGGTCCGAATCACAACCGACCATCCGGACGGGAAGAAGCTGCTGGTCGTGAAAGATTCGTACGCAAATAGCCTGATTCCCTTCTTGACCGAACACTTCGCAGAGATCGATGTCGTTGACCTTCGCTATTATGAGGAATCCGTAACAAAGCTCATACAAGATCGGCAATTTCATGACATGCTATTCCTTTACAACGTCAAAACGTTTTTTGAAGACACCTCTATTCTGAACATCATGGAGTGA
- a CDS encoding DUF4358 domain-containing protein, producing MKRFLSVLLMFAIGMGMLVGCSSDGGTSEELSAAEVGERIHQTVSFQDMKQGDLEKLQKLYQIEAGKVEDFILYTASSNVKADELAVIKVKDASDTGYIKEKIQQRIEAQTIKLKDYRPEEYFLIEKHVLKTKGPFVLFAASKEVDQIESVFKEALK from the coding sequence ATGAAGCGATTTTTGTCTGTACTGCTTATGTTTGCTATCGGAATGGGAATGTTGGTCGGATGCTCCAGTGACGGCGGGACTTCCGAAGAACTTTCCGCCGCAGAAGTGGGAGAAAGAATTCACCAAACAGTAAGTTTTCAGGATATGAAGCAAGGGGATCTGGAAAAACTGCAAAAGTTGTATCAGATCGAAGCAGGAAAAGTGGAGGATTTCATCCTGTACACAGCTTCATCCAATGTGAAAGCGGATGAACTCGCTGTTATCAAAGTCAAAGATGCGAGCGACACCGGATATATAAAAGAGAAAATACAACAACGGATCGAGGCACAAACAATCAAATTGAAAGACTATCGCCCAGAGGAGTATTTTCTCATCGAAAAGCATGTTTTGAAGACGAAAGGACCGTTTGTTTTATTCGCGGCGTCGAAAGAGGTGGATCAAATAGAATCTGTGTTTAAAGAAGCGCTGAAGTGA
- a CDS encoding GDSL-type esterase/lipase family protein — MKVQKKMLGITLIVMLALSVAACGSNGQPPTFEITRQAVDISTPQQTSYAAQYQKSVFLGDSITEGLSYHDVLKQENVLAGAGKTAEFALQDVDELVKRKPEHIFIQLGSDDILWPTDNPKEYSLSYYSQLIDGIKVRLPEASITILSVTPVTAEAEKAEPRYRNIRDYNKGLKELASKVQVGYVDVSSIVADHPDMYDADGIHFQAEFYPILLDYVKNELGRQKSAK; from the coding sequence ATGAAAGTGCAAAAGAAAATGTTGGGTATTACACTGATCGTAATGCTCGCTTTATCGGTTGCGGCATGCGGTAGCAATGGACAACCACCTACTTTCGAGATTACTAGGCAGGCCGTGGACATCTCCACTCCGCAGCAAACCTCCTATGCAGCACAGTATCAAAAAAGCGTTTTTCTCGGAGATTCGATTACAGAGGGATTGTCTTACCATGATGTGTTGAAACAGGAGAACGTGCTCGCAGGTGCAGGGAAAACGGCTGAATTCGCGCTGCAAGACGTGGACGAATTGGTCAAGAGAAAGCCCGAGCATATTTTTATCCAGCTGGGTTCAGACGACATTTTATGGCCGACCGACAATCCCAAGGAATATTCGTTGTCGTATTACAGCCAATTGATCGATGGCATCAAAGTAAGGCTTCCAGAGGCGTCCATCACGATATTATCCGTTACCCCGGTTACGGCAGAGGCAGAAAAAGCGGAGCCACGTTATCGAAATATCCGCGACTACAATAAGGGACTGAAGGAGCTCGCGAGCAAGGTACAAGTCGGATACGTCGATGTGTCATCAATCGTGGCTGATCATCCTGACATGTACGATGCGGACGGCATTCATTTCCAAGCCGAGTTTTATCCAATTCTGCTCGATTACGTAAAAAATGAGCTGGGTCGTCAGAAGAGCGCAAAATAA
- a CDS encoding MBOAT family O-acyltransferase, which yields MVFSSLIFLFQFLPAVLLVYYVSPNKLRNAVLFAASLIFYAWGEPVYIIIMIVTTVFDYINGLLIDKYSHRKPIARAVLFGSICGSLAILSFFKYAGFVVSNVNDLFGLHIQVADLPLPVGISFYTFQTMSYVVDVYLGKVPAQRNIVAFGTYVTMFPQLVAGPIVKYGDISEQLVFRKVTLERFGEGAEWFIRGLAKKVLLANNIGLLWTNVKSTPFEDLTVLSAWLGILAFTFQIYFDFSGYSDMARGLGKMFGFEFPENFKHPYISRSVTEFWRRWHISLGSWFREYVYIPLGGNRMGLGKQFRNLLIVWFLTGLWHGASWNFIVWGLYFGCFVVFEKLFLLKWLKRWPNWAGHLYTLLIVVVGWVLFEFEHLPSTWMFIRAMFGFGAHEWADRQALYDLTTYGGLLVLLALCATPLPRKVGEQMKARWNSVGMITALALSIISLVLSSAYLVFEDYNPFLYFRF from the coding sequence TTGGTATTCAGCAGTCTGATTTTCCTGTTTCAATTTCTGCCCGCCGTGCTGCTCGTTTATTATGTGTCGCCCAATAAGCTGAGAAATGCTGTTCTGTTCGCAGCGAGTCTCATCTTTTATGCATGGGGCGAGCCGGTATATATCATCATCATGATTGTTACAACTGTATTTGATTATATCAACGGGCTCCTGATCGATAAGTACAGTCACCGCAAGCCAATCGCCCGAGCAGTGTTGTTCGGCTCTATCTGCGGCAGTCTGGCGATTCTCAGTTTCTTCAAATATGCCGGGTTTGTCGTTTCGAATGTGAATGATCTATTCGGTCTGCATATACAGGTGGCTGATCTACCACTGCCGGTCGGTATTTCCTTTTATACGTTCCAAACGATGTCCTATGTAGTGGATGTATACCTCGGAAAAGTACCGGCACAACGAAATATCGTCGCTTTCGGCACTTACGTTACGATGTTTCCCCAACTGGTCGCAGGTCCGATCGTCAAATATGGAGATATCTCGGAGCAACTGGTTTTTCGTAAAGTGACACTGGAGCGGTTCGGAGAAGGAGCGGAATGGTTCATCCGGGGATTGGCTAAAAAAGTGTTGCTAGCCAACAATATCGGACTGCTATGGACCAATGTGAAGTCGACGCCGTTTGAGGACTTGACTGTCCTTTCCGCGTGGCTTGGCATCCTTGCATTTACGTTTCAAATTTATTTCGATTTCAGCGGGTATTCGGATATGGCACGCGGGCTCGGCAAAATGTTCGGTTTCGAATTCCCAGAAAACTTCAAGCATCCGTATATTTCACGAAGCGTTACAGAATTTTGGCGCAGATGGCATATTTCCCTCGGTTCCTGGTTCCGGGAGTATGTCTATATTCCGCTTGGCGGCAACCGGATGGGCTTGGGCAAGCAGTTCCGTAACCTCTTGATCGTCTGGTTCTTAACCGGTCTGTGGCATGGGGCGAGCTGGAACTTTATCGTATGGGGCTTATATTTCGGCTGTTTCGTTGTGTTTGAGAAGCTGTTTTTGCTGAAGTGGCTGAAGCGTTGGCCGAACTGGGCAGGACATCTCTACACGCTGCTGATTGTCGTTGTCGGATGGGTCCTTTTTGAATTCGAACATTTGCCTTCCACGTGGATGTTCATCCGTGCGATGTTTGGTTTCGGGGCGCACGAATGGGCAGATCGCCAGGCGCTCTACGACCTGACGACGTATGGGGGATTGCTCGTTCTGTTGGCCTTGTGCGCGACACCGCTGCCCCGGAAAGTAGGGGAGCAGATGAAAGCCCGATGGAACTCGGTAGGCATGATCACTGCTTTGGCACTTTCAATCATCAGTTTGGTTTTGTCGTCCGCTTATTTGGTCTTTGAGGATTACAATCCATTCTTATATTTTCGGTTTTGA
- a CDS encoding heavy metal-binding domain-containing protein, protein MIVVTTENIPGYRVVEVKGTTFGLIVRARGIGGDIMAGLRSLVGGEIKEYTVLLEDARKQALDRMIKNATAMGANAVVMCRYDSGNMGNMGEVVAYGTAVVVEQV, encoded by the coding sequence ATGATAGTAGTAACAACAGAAAACATTCCAGGATATCGTGTCGTTGAAGTAAAAGGAACGACATTCGGCTTAATCGTTCGAGCACGTGGAATTGGGGGAGACATCATGGCAGGTCTTCGTTCACTAGTTGGCGGAGAAATCAAGGAATACACGGTGCTCCTAGAGGATGCGCGAAAACAGGCGCTTGACCGCATGATAAAAAACGCAACTGCCATGGGAGCTAACGCTGTGGTAATGTGTCGGTATGACTCTGGAAATATGGGAAATATGGGGGAAGTTGTCGCTTACGGTACAGCAGTTGTCGTTGAACAGGTGTAA
- a CDS encoding elongation factor G: MKRLTIGLFAHVDAGKTTFAEQLLYHTNSIRSRGRVDHQDAFLDSHDIERKRGITVFADQAVMHHKGDVYYLIDTPGHVDFSSEMERAIGVMDYAIVIVSAVEGVQGHTETVWQLLRKHRIPTFFFINKTDRIGADAFRTEEEIRSQLTMDVCSVKDNFANGIVGEQLREMMAERNESLLEAFIEERDDQAFWLGALQEMIRDGRLFPCACGSALQDDGVVEFLNQLSLLTTASYDETAPFGGRIYKIRHAANGLRLTFVKALSGQLKVRELLSYESGGHRYEEKITQILLFSGRKSQSVEQVAAGDLFAVAGLSEAEAGQGVGLYSDKFAYETESTLQSKVQFDGSLHVQQVLGAFRILNTEDPSLNVVWEESVQEIHIRVMGLIQLEVLEQVVKERFGFVVSFGQPEILYKESIQSAVTGYGHFEPLRHYAEVHLLLEPGERGSGIHFTSVCHPDELSFNYQNLVQSHLYEREHHGLLTGMPVTDMKITLLRGRAHNEHTHGGDFREATFRALRQGLEKAENMLLEPYYDFKIKVGMNEMGRVLSDVQRASGSFLPPQMSDTHAVITGRVPVATFMNYSTEFASFTHGRGSIRCVFGGYDRCHNAKEVMERKGYEKDADPAYTSSSIFCAKGAGYSVPWDEVEAKMHLL, encoded by the coding sequence ATGAAACGACTAACGATCGGCTTGTTTGCCCATGTGGATGCGGGCAAGACTACGTTCGCCGAACAGTTGCTATATCATACGAACAGCATCCGGTCGCGGGGCCGGGTGGATCATCAAGATGCCTTTTTGGACAGCCACGATATCGAGAGGAAAAGAGGCATTACTGTGTTCGCCGATCAGGCGGTTATGCACCATAAGGGCGACGTTTATTATTTGATCGACACGCCTGGACACGTCGATTTTTCTTCCGAGATGGAGCGGGCGATCGGGGTAATGGATTACGCGATCGTGATTGTCAGTGCCGTAGAAGGTGTTCAGGGTCATACAGAGACAGTCTGGCAGTTGTTGCGCAAACATCGGATACCGACATTTTTCTTTATCAATAAAACAGATCGGATCGGCGCGGATGCGTTCAGGACGGAAGAGGAGATACGCAGTCAGTTGACAATGGATGTCTGTTCCGTCAAGGACAACTTCGCAAACGGTATCGTGGGTGAGCAGCTACGAGAGATGATGGCGGAGCGGAACGAGTCCTTGCTAGAAGCGTTCATAGAGGAAAGGGACGATCAAGCTTTTTGGCTGGGTGCTTTACAGGAAATGATACGAGATGGGCGTCTGTTCCCCTGCGCATGCGGCTCGGCACTGCAGGATGATGGCGTTGTAGAGTTCCTGAATCAACTGTCCTTGTTGACGACTGCGTCTTATGACGAGACGGCTCCGTTCGGGGGGCGCATTTATAAAATTCGACACGCAGCAAACGGATTGAGGCTAACGTTCGTCAAAGCGCTCAGCGGCCAGCTAAAGGTACGGGAGTTGCTTAGCTATGAGAGCGGTGGACATCGATACGAAGAGAAGATTACACAAATCTTACTGTTTAGTGGTAGGAAATCACAGTCGGTTGAACAAGTAGCTGCTGGCGATTTGTTCGCGGTCGCAGGCTTGTCCGAGGCCGAAGCTGGACAAGGGGTGGGGCTCTACTCAGACAAGTTTGCTTATGAGACGGAGTCGACATTACAATCAAAAGTACAGTTTGACGGTTCGCTTCACGTGCAGCAAGTGCTCGGTGCGTTTCGCATTCTGAATACGGAGGACCCATCGCTGAATGTGGTTTGGGAAGAGAGTGTGCAGGAGATTCACATTCGTGTCATGGGACTGATCCAATTAGAAGTGCTGGAGCAGGTTGTGAAGGAACGCTTCGGTTTCGTTGTCTCTTTCGGCCAACCAGAGATCTTGTATAAAGAATCGATACAGTCTGCTGTGACGGGATATGGACACTTCGAGCCGCTCAGGCATTACGCGGAAGTGCACCTCCTGCTTGAACCGGGAGAGCGAGGCAGCGGGATTCACTTCACTAGCGTATGTCATCCTGATGAACTGAGTTTTAACTACCAGAATCTGGTTCAGTCTCATCTGTACGAACGAGAGCATCATGGGCTATTGACAGGCATGCCAGTCACCGACATGAAAATTACGCTCCTAAGAGGCCGTGCGCATAACGAACATACGCATGGGGGCGACTTTCGTGAGGCTACCTTCCGCGCACTGCGGCAGGGGCTGGAGAAAGCGGAAAATATGCTGTTAGAACCCTATTATGACTTCAAAATAAAGGTGGGGATGAACGAAATGGGGAGGGTACTTTCGGATGTTCAGCGCGCCTCAGGTTCGTTTCTGCCGCCGCAGATGTCGGATACGCATGCGGTCATTACGGGAAGGGTGCCCGTAGCAACATTCATGAATTACAGCACCGAATTCGCTTCTTTCACGCATGGACGAGGCAGCATTCGCTGTGTATTTGGCGGATACGATCGCTGTCATAATGCGAAGGAAGTGATGGAAAGGAAAGGCTATGAAAAGGATGCAGATCCAGCTTATACATCCTCCTCGATCTTTTGCGCCAAGGGGGCTGGCTACTCGGTGCCGTGGGACGAGGTAGAAGCCAAGATGCATCTGCTTTAA
- a CDS encoding response regulator transcription factor — MTKTILIVEDQQVLREIMKEYLMDEGHEVLEAGDGNQALTLFQEHEVHLIILDVMLPEMDGWSVCRRIRKVSNVPILMLTARADEDDTLLGFELGADDYVVKPCSPPILLARAKRLLENRQMHEPGDMLSGGGITIHLPSRTVSIEGMNYSLTHTEFEILAYLMKNKGIILTREQLLTKIWGYDFVGEDRTLSSHVRNLRSKLGEHAKHIVTVVRSGYKFEDRP, encoded by the coding sequence ATGACGAAAACGATACTGATTGTGGAAGACCAGCAGGTTTTGCGAGAGATTATGAAGGAATACTTGATGGACGAAGGACACGAAGTGCTGGAAGCGGGGGACGGGAATCAGGCGCTGACGTTATTTCAAGAGCATGAAGTGCATTTGATCATTCTGGATGTTATGCTGCCGGAAATGGACGGGTGGTCAGTATGCAGACGCATTCGAAAAGTTTCCAACGTCCCCATTCTGATGTTAACAGCTCGTGCGGATGAGGATGACACGTTGCTCGGATTCGAGCTCGGGGCGGACGATTATGTCGTGAAACCGTGCAGTCCTCCTATCCTGCTGGCACGCGCCAAACGGTTGCTGGAAAACCGGCAAATGCACGAACCGGGGGATATGTTGTCTGGCGGCGGGATTACGATTCACTTGCCGTCCCGAACCGTTTCGATTGAGGGAATGAATTATAGCCTGACGCACACGGAATTCGAAATTTTGGCTTACTTGATGAAAAACAAAGGCATCATCCTCACTAGAGAACAGCTCCTTACAAAAATCTGGGGTTACGACTTTGTCGGCGAGGATCGTACGCTCAGCAGCCATGTTCGGAATTTGCGTTCCAAGCTGGGAGAGCATGCGAAGCATATCGTCACTGTTGTTCGTTCCGGTTATAAATTTGAGGATCGGCCATGA
- a CDS encoding sensor histidine kinase — translation MRTSIVRKLFLLTTGLCLIVIASIFIGQTVFFEQFYVHQKVEKVTEALQSYRQNELTHAGTSQDEVRKEQEFYQKTNAWFARLDDRGHLKYTDDFEMEVRLEHSGATPALSGKSIVVPLYTVMDVEDVSADNPFLDTFVKAGQQIAMEGIMIDKQLFPQRIGRSVSNLREENRLENQQLVKKEYEVVPRFKSPTEYHERYPSVLVHGTITQVRTPQGADVSRYTNRLFLERVKAFQAELLYGDDVEQISTISDYKENDMNYKIFVERVTDPTGKPAYLFAMASLQPVNEAAEVMRSYYGYIIAGTLLLVLLASFYYSRRIAAPLLRMDDMTQKMAKLDFSEKIPIKTEDEIGSLSRNINRLSDMLHAHIVRLEQDIEKEKRLEQTRKEFIAGVSHELKTPLSVMESCLYILKDKADSPKRDYYFAAMEDEVKKMNLLVADMLDLAKYESGTYRMQMDSFRIDVVVEQICEKLAPDLAGKQLQLHHRLAPVEVIANQHRIEQVIVNFLTNAIRYTPKQEDIVISTVEREDTVKICIENKGVHIPAEQLEKIWDRFYRGEHSRNRATGGTGLGLAISKQILELHGAFYGAMNTEEGVLFYFELKKKKV, via the coding sequence ATGAGAACAAGCATTGTACGCAAGCTGTTTCTGCTCACGACGGGATTATGCCTTATTGTGATCGCGAGCATTTTTATCGGACAAACCGTATTTTTCGAGCAGTTTTATGTGCATCAAAAGGTAGAGAAGGTGACGGAAGCCCTTCAATCCTATCGGCAAAACGAGTTGACTCATGCCGGGACTTCTCAGGATGAAGTCAGGAAGGAACAGGAGTTTTACCAAAAGACGAATGCCTGGTTCGCTCGATTGGATGATAGAGGCCATTTGAAATACACGGACGATTTCGAGATGGAGGTCCGTCTGGAGCACTCGGGCGCCACACCTGCACTTTCTGGCAAGTCGATTGTCGTTCCATTGTATACGGTCATGGATGTGGAGGATGTAAGCGCCGATAACCCCTTCCTGGATACCTTTGTGAAAGCGGGGCAACAGATTGCCATGGAAGGGATCATGATCGACAAGCAATTGTTTCCGCAGCGGATCGGGAGGAGTGTCTCCAATCTCAGAGAGGAAAATCGACTGGAGAATCAGCAACTCGTCAAAAAAGAGTATGAGGTCGTCCCGCGATTCAAAAGTCCCACCGAATACCATGAGCGTTATCCCAGCGTTCTGGTGCACGGAACTATCACACAGGTTCGGACACCGCAAGGAGCGGATGTATCCCGCTATACGAACCGCTTATTTCTTGAACGGGTGAAAGCTTTTCAAGCGGAGTTGCTATACGGTGATGATGTGGAGCAAATAAGCACGATATCGGACTACAAAGAGAACGATATGAATTACAAAATATTCGTAGAGCGCGTGACCGATCCAACAGGGAAACCCGCCTATCTGTTTGCCATGGCATCGCTGCAGCCCGTAAACGAAGCTGCGGAGGTCATGAGAAGTTATTACGGCTACATCATTGCAGGTACGTTGCTGCTCGTTCTGCTCGCCTCCTTCTATTATTCCCGCAGAATAGCAGCTCCTCTGCTCCGTATGGACGACATGACGCAAAAAATGGCAAAGCTGGACTTCTCAGAAAAAATTCCGATCAAGACAGAGGATGAGATCGGCAGCCTGTCACGGAATATTAATCGACTTTCGGATATGCTGCATGCCCATATTGTCCGGTTGGAGCAGGATATCGAGAAAGAAAAGCGGCTGGAGCAAACGCGCAAAGAATTTATAGCTGGCGTGTCGCATGAGTTGAAAACTCCGCTTAGCGTCATGGAAAGCTGCCTATACATCTTGAAGGATAAAGCGGACAGCCCGAAGCGGGACTACTATTTTGCTGCGATGGAAGATGAAGTGAAGAAGATGAACCTGCTGGTTGCGGATATGCTGGACTTGGCAAAATATGAATCCGGTACGTATAGAATGCAGATGGATTCGTTCCGGATTGATGTGGTAGTGGAGCAAATCTGTGAAAAGTTGGCACCGGACCTCGCGGGCAAGCAGTTGCAGTTGCATCACCGTTTAGCCCCAGTCGAAGTCATCGCCAATCAGCATCGAATCGAGCAGGTGATCGTAAATTTCCTGACAAACGCCATACGCTACACGCCGAAACAAGAGGACATTGTCATCTCAACGGTTGAACGGGAGGATACCGTCAAGATTTGCATCGAAAATAAAGGCGTCCATATTCCGGCCGAGCAATTGGAAAAGATATGGGATCGTTTCTACCGCGGCGAGCATTCCCGCAACCGTGCGACCGGAGGAACCGGATTGGGCCTGGCGATCTCCAAGCAGATACTAGAATTGCATGGGGCGTTCTATGGGGCAATGAATACGGAAGAAGGCGTCTTGTTCTATTTTGAATTAAAGAAAAAGAAAGTGTAG